A genomic region of Dactylococcopsis salina PCC 8305 contains the following coding sequences:
- a CDS encoding vWA domain-containing protein, with amino-acid sequence MKKKCTALFTTIASWIPRLSFSLALVTVIDAPSFAQVREIQEVEILGQPQVKEDEVTVRVKLQGKENKPVVPLTPDDFTLRARKQLSAQEWSDWNNLEKEEYWQTWKSPDEAVQVPVWMIFLLDFSGSMNREDRRGVEKFTGAINAIRSFNEFASENLEGNIQISVVPFGIGGNNCPIQPIDDEQLDRFLPVGDFKLTNYLDNLEKRSPCAATDIYSPLKKAIRFFSNPYDQRFSPNQTELSQENFQTEITEPQPQLAIILLSDGYHNAGNDQQNMDEVKQLLNENSNIIIHTLGYGLTPQQLGEKYKLGREANRADINRKIVQEGEFVDKNLLDSLAEITGGISSFSADADVIAQQLPLFLKALLGEYEITYTDPSGERGSTHEIQVGITSPKTEKMIYSQPKRYRITVFGRSLPLSTRLIILSLTLLTLGVGGVLPFYFWGKWLQKSEN; translated from the coding sequence ATGAAGAAAAAATGTACCGCTTTGTTTACTACAATCGCTTCTTGGATCCCCAGGCTTAGTTTTTCCCTAGCATTAGTCACCGTTATTGATGCGCCCAGTTTTGCTCAAGTGCGAGAAATTCAAGAAGTAGAAATTCTTGGACAACCGCAAGTGAAAGAAGATGAAGTTACGGTACGAGTCAAACTACAAGGGAAAGAGAATAAACCCGTTGTTCCTCTAACCCCTGATGATTTTACTCTCCGTGCCAGAAAACAATTATCGGCTCAAGAATGGTCAGACTGGAATAACTTAGAAAAAGAAGAATATTGGCAAACTTGGAAAAGCCCCGATGAAGCCGTACAAGTTCCCGTCTGGATGATTTTTCTCCTAGATTTTAGCGGCAGCATGAACCGAGAAGATCGTCGAGGCGTAGAAAAATTTACTGGTGCAATTAACGCTATTCGCAGTTTTAATGAATTTGCTTCTGAAAATTTAGAAGGAAATATTCAAATCTCTGTTGTTCCCTTCGGAATTGGCGGCAACAATTGTCCCATTCAACCTATTGATGATGAACAACTCGATCGATTTTTACCCGTTGGTGATTTTAAACTCACAAATTACTTAGACAACTTAGAAAAGCGTTCTCCCTGCGCGGCGACAGATATTTATAGTCCCTTAAAAAAAGCCATTCGTTTCTTTAGTAATCCCTATGATCAGCGCTTTTCTCCAAATCAAACCGAACTTTCTCAAGAGAACTTTCAAACAGAAATAACTGAACCTCAACCGCAACTCGCCATTATTCTGCTTTCTGATGGTTATCATAACGCAGGGAATGACCAACAAAATATGGATGAGGTAAAACAGTTACTCAATGAAAATAGCAACATTATCATCCATACTCTAGGCTATGGTTTAACCCCACAACAACTCGGAGAAAAGTATAAATTAGGAAGAGAAGCAAATCGCGCGGATATTAATAGAAAAATTGTCCAAGAGGGAGAGTTTGTTGATAAAAACTTATTAGATAGTCTCGCCGAAATAACAGGTGGAATTAGTTCATTTTCTGCTGATGCCGATGTAATCGCGCAACAACTTCCTCTCTTTTTAAAAGCCCTTCTTGGAGAATATGAAATCACCTACACTGATCCCAGTGGGGAAAGGGGTTCAACCCATGAAATCCAAGTTGGAATTACCTCTCCTAAAACCGAAAAAATGATTTATTCTCAACCGAAACGCTATCGAATTACTGTCTTTGGGCGTTCTCTTCCTTTATCAACCAGACTGATTATTTTATCTCTCACCTTACTAACATTAGGCGTTGGTGGCGTGCTTCCCTTTTACTTCTGGGGAAAATGGTTGCAGAAAAGTGAGAATTAA